A genomic segment from Drosophila miranda strain MSH22 chromosome 3, D.miranda_PacBio2.1, whole genome shotgun sequence encodes:
- the LOC108159575 gene encoding dolichyl-diphosphooligosaccharide--protein glycosyltransferase subunit 2 produces the protein MLKLGLTLFCVLCACAPTWSTRTVDSHLGPKDLTRLQKVFVDGFGSNDLQAIFFSSLNIQLTDATQKEPLCKKIAALHQESKLNSFEKDYYFIGASKNLGCSAKLDEALLSKVYSSLDSELGSTQEIYYRLVTHKALGVQVSEATQGKIVKRLQELLKKDDTLTGLGYGFNVAVQLGSGAAFIANRVEDAIVQADEVDGKLLQFEGGLSITSLIINGAFGVAKAYNKPAPVSAAQAVKFANYFLSRRSVQSAKGAHVLIEALKTIGADEKIAPICVQLIGNGQLDAQSPTLNIAVVDLLGKPLSPAPKIITAKVFHKKDNSLLAEKISVTSKSSDKTTYVADLASLKPARGIYQAELSADSVYTQTVQFKVLGRVKVQSLDVGIAESDASAATRKQSVNYPSKLKETLSADTTQKLLLRAVLVEESNNKPLAVHQAFVRLYNKQTDKEIIFVAEQDSSKAYKFDMDIGSNGKNFNYQSGTYNIYLTVGDASLSNSFEWLVADIQLKFSEDREVKPKIPSGPRPEIVHQFRVPDKRPPRIVSDIFTGLCITPLVLLFIFWGKLGVNVSNFTLAPSTIGFHVGFGGILLLFFVFWMQLNMFQTLRLLIPIAIFTFLTGNRLLRRLYALRNSKNPSSASS, from the exons ATGTTGAAGTTAG GTCTGACGCTCTTCTGCGTACTATGCGCCTGTGCGCCAACGTGGAGTACGCGTACCGTTGATAGCCATCTGGGTCCAAAGGATCTCACCCGCCTACAAAAAGTCTTTGTGGATGGATTCGGTTCCAATGATCTGCAAGCCATATTTTTCTCCAGCCTTAACATTCAGTTAACCGATGCCACCCAGAAGGAACCGCTGTGCAAGAAGATAGCGGCCCTGCATCAGGAATCCAAGCTGAAC AGCTTCGAAAAGGACTACTATTTCATTGGTGCTAGCAAGAACCTGGGCTGTTCTGCGAAACTTGACGAAGCACTGCTCTCGAAAGTGTACAGCTCGTTGGATTCCGAACTGGGCAGCACTCAAGAGATTTACTATCGCTTAGTCACACACAAGGCACTCGGTGTACAGGTCAGTGAAGCCACTCAGGGTAAGATTGTAAAGCGCCTCCAGGAGCTTCTAAAGAAGGACGATACACTGACTGGTCTGGGCTATGGATTCAATGTGGCTGTTCAGCTGGGCAGCGGTGCCGCCTTCATTGCGAATCGCGTTGAAGATGCTATCGTTCAGGCCGATGAGGTGGACGGAAAACTCCTTCAGTTCGAGGGGGGCTTGAGCATCACGTCTTTGATCATTAACGGTGCTTTCGGCGTTGCCAAAGCCTACAACAAGCCAGCACCAGTCAGTGCCGCACAAGCTGTTAAGTTTGCCAACTATTTCCTGAGTCGTCGTTCGGTGCAGTCCGCTAAGGGAGCTCACGTATTGATTGAGGCATTGAAGACCATTGGGGCTGACGAAAAGATTGCTCCCATTTGTGTGCAGCTGATCGGAAACGGCCAGTTGGACGCCCAGTCACCCACGTTGAATATAGCTGTTGTCGATTTACTTGGCAAGCCTTTGTCGCCCGCCCCGAAGATTATCACTGCCAAGGTGTTCCACAAAAAGGACAACTCTTTGCTAGCTGAGAAAATCTCGGTGACTTCCAAGTCTTCAGACAAGACCACTTATGTGGCCGATTTGGCCAGCTTGAAACCGGCCCGTGGCATCTATCAGGCCGAACTGAGTGCAGATAGCGTGTACACGCAGACAGTGCAATTCAAAGTACTCGGACGTGTCAAGGTCCAGTCTCTCGACGTTGGCATTGCCGAGTCGGATGCCAGTGCTGCCACGCGCAAACAAAGCGTGAATTATCCTAGCAAGTTAAAGGAGACCTTGTCGGCGGATACTACACAAAAGCTGCTGCTGAGGGCCGTATTAGTGGAGGAGTCTAACAACAAGCCACTCGCCGTCCATCAAGCATTTGTGCGTCTTTACAACAAGCAAACAGACAAGGAGATTATCTTTGTGGCGGAACAGGACAGCAGCAAGGCCTACAAATTCGACATGGacattggcagcaatggcaaGAACTTTAATTACCAGAGTGGCACATACAACATCTACCTGACCGTGGGCGATGCTTCGCTGTCCAACTCCTTCGAGTGGCTTGTGGCTGATATCCAGCTGAAATTCAGCGAGGATAGAG AAGTCAAGCCGAAAATCCCTTCAGGTCCCCGTCCTGAGATTGTTCATCAATTCCGTGTGCCTGACAAGAGGCCGCCTCGTATTGTGTCGGACATATTCACTGGACTCTgtattaccccgttggttctGCTGTTTATCTTCTGGGGCAAGTTGGGCGTGAACGTCTCCAACTTCACTCTGGCACCGAGCACAATCGGTTTCCATGTGGGCTTTGGCGGCATTCTGCTTCTGTTCTTTGTCTTCTGGATGCAACTGAACATGTTCCAAACCCTGCGCCTGCTGATACCCATCGCAATATTCACATTCCTTACTGGCAACCGTTTGCTGAGGCGTCTGTATGCACTACGCAACTCAAAGAACCCGTCAAGTGCGTCGTCATAA
- the LOC117188117 gene encoding probable peroxisomal acyl-coenzyme A oxidase 1, with protein MPSKEVNPDLLKERHTATFDPHEFAVFWAGGEERYKEKKSLEKMFLEDPALKDDLPISYLSHKELYEHSLRKACIIGEKIRKLRAEGEDGVDTYNALLGGSLGAAILKEGNPLTLHYVMFVPTIMGQGTMDQQVEWLSKAWDCEIIGTYAQTELGHGTFLRGLETRADYDARTQEFVINTPSLSAYKWWPGGLGHTANHAVVVAQLYTKGEFRGLAPFIVQLRHSDTHEPLPGIDIGDIGTKLGMKSVNNGYLGLKNVRVPLNNMLMKNQQVLPDGTYVAPKNSVLTYGTMMFVRCALIRDTAQSLAKASTIATRYSAVRRQSPIDPNQPEPQIMDHTTQQLKLFPQIAKSIVFKTTGDGIWNMYNVLSGEIEQGNLDRLPEMHALSCCLKAICSADAAAGVETCRLSCGGHGYMDCSNFPTIYGMTTAVCTYEGENTVMLLQTARYLVKVYGQALNGEKLVPTVAYINDALKERQFVNFDGSLESIVKAFQFVAANKIRIAYEQIEQRRRQGHSTEMAANLSGTFLTAAADLHGRAFLAESAYTELLAVSRQVSPALADVLKVVLELYLVDACLNRIGDFLRFIDLTDKDVTTLEIRLQNCLKQLRPNAVTLVDSFDLHDRVLDSVLGAYDGNVYERIFESTKKNPLNKEPVNEAFHKYLKPFMKAHL; from the exons ATGCCATCTAAAGAAGTGAATCCCGATCTGCTGAAGGAGCGCCACACAGCTACCTTTGATCCCCACGAGTTTGCCGTCTTCTGGGCTGGTGGCGAGGAGAGAtacaaagaaaagaaaagcctGG AAAAAATGTTCCTCGAGGACCCGGCATTAAAGGATGACCTACCAATCTCCTACCTGTCGCACAAGGAGCTGTACGAGCACAGCCTACGCAAGGCGTGCATCATAGGCGAGAAGATACGGAAACTCCGCGCTGAAGGCGAGGATGGCGTCGATACCTACAA TGCGCTGCTTGGTGGCTCTCTGGGCGCCGCCATATTGAAGGAGGGCAATCCTTTGACCCTACACTATGTGATGTTTGTGCCCACCATCATGGGTCAGGGCACTATGGACCAGCAGGTGGAGTGGCTGAGCAAGGCATGGGACTGCGAGATTATTGGAACCTATGCTCAAACAGAGCTAGGACATGGAACGTTCTTGCGGGGTCTGGAGACTCGCGCTGATTACGATGCCAGAACCCAGGAGTTTGTCATAAACACACCTAGCCTTAGTGCCTACAAGTGGTGGCCGGGAGGCT TGGGTCATACGGCAAACCATGCTGTTGTGGTGGCTCAACTATACACCAAGGGCGAGTTCCGTGGTCTGGCGCCGTTCATTGTCCAGCTGAGGCACTCGGACACTCACGAGCCTCTGCCTGGCATCGACATCGGCGATATTGGTACGAAACTGGGTATGAAGTCCGTGAACAATGGCTATCTGGGTCTGAAGAATGTCCGCGTTCCTCTGAACAATATGCTGATGAAGAATCAACAGGTTCTGCCGGACGGCACCTATGTGGCGCCCAAGAACAGCGTTCTCACCTATGGAACAATG ATGTTTGTTCGATGCGCTCTGATTCGCGACACTGCCCAGAGTCTGGCCAAGGCATCTACCATTGCCACAAGGTACTCGGCGGTGCGCCGACAGAGTCCTATCGATCCAAATCAGCCGGAGCCACAGATCATGGACCACACCACTCAGCAGCTGAAGCTGTTTCCCCAAATAGCCAAGTCCATTGTATTCAAAACCACCGGCGACGGTATTTGGAACATGTACAACGTCTTGTCGGGGGAGATCGAGCAGGGTAACCTAGACCGCCTGCCCGAGATGCATGCCCTGTCCTGCTGCCTGAAAGCCATCTGCAGTGCTGACGCCGCCGCTGGTGTGGAGACCTGCCGTCTGTCCTGTGGCGGCCATGGCTACATGGACTGCTCCAATTTTCCGACCATATACGGCATGACGACCGCTGTCTGCACGTACGAGGGTGAAAACACAGTAATGTTGCTGCAGACTGCCCGATATCTGGTTAAGGTATACGGCCAGGCCTTAAACGGGGAGAAGCTGGTACCAACAGTGGCCTACATCAATGACGCGCTAAAGGAGAGGCAGTTTGTTAATTTCGATGGTTCCCTAGAATCCATTGTCAAGGCCTTCCAGTTTGTGGCCGCCAA CAAAATCCGTATTGCCTATGAGCAGATTGAGCAGCGTCGTAGACAGGGCCACAGCACCGAAATGGCAGCTAATCTGAGCGGAACCTTTTTGACTGCAGCGGCAGAC CTCCATGGACGTGCCTTCCTGGCCGAATCAGCCTATACGGAACTGTTGGCCGTGTCGCGACAGGTTTCACCAGCGCTGGCCGATGTCCTGAAGGTGGTGCTGGAGCTATACTTAGTTGATGCCTGTCTCAATCGCATTGGCGACTTCTTGCGC TTCATCGACCTCACAGACAAAGATGTCACAACGTTGGAGATTCGCCTGCAGAACTGCCTGAAGCAACTGCGACCAAATGCCGTCACCTTGGTGGACAGTTTCGATTTGCATGATCGCGTTCTGGACTCTGTACTGGGGGCGTACGATGGCAACGTCTACGAGCGCATATTCGAGTCGACCAAAAAGAATCCGCTCAACAAGGAGCCTGTGAACGAAGCATTCCACAAGTACCTGAAACCCTTCATGAAGGCACACCTCTAA